In Podospora pseudopauciseta strain CBS 411.78 chromosome 2 map unlocalized CBS411.78m_2, whole genome shotgun sequence, the genomic stretch AGCACATGCCAACCTGGTTGCGATTTAGACAGTGAGTACTCCCAGGAACAGAGGAAACATGTTGATCGCGACTTGGCGCTAACGTTCCACCAGCCTTGACGGTTTCTTCAATGGTCTCAAAGCCCTAGTGCCAGCAAACGAACACATACCGGAGTATCCCAGGAAGCCGGGTGAGGCGTCACCGTTCCCACTCACGCTATCTTACACCGGCTTGCCGACCCCGACGCCCTACGTATCTCAACCTGACTATGAATCGCCGGAATACATCTCCCAGTACCACGCCGTCGAAAAATGTTACCTCGACAAGGAACGGAGGATTCCGGTTCCCGATCTGTATGCTTACAATGGCGTTGTCCAAGGCCAGCCAGAACCTGCCATGGGCTCACGCAATTTACTGGGACTTCGTGACGATGTTTGCTTTGACAGATTCGGTCGATACGGGCCTTATGGCCTTGGATATAGCTTTGACGAGGGAGGTGCATTTGTTGGCACTGACACAGAGCAGGAAGGCAGCAGTACGGTTTGGGAAAAGACGGGCAAAATTAACTATGAAAACATGGACTGGGGCGATGCCCAGACGCGCTGCTACGAATCGAACAAGAAGCGCTTCGCCGACCCAGCAGTACCAACAAAAACTGCAGCAGTTACAGGCCAACTTCATCAACGGTCATTTTTGCGCAACGAGCGGCAGAAGATCCCCCGGACGGCCGTGGTCATCAGGGCCTATGTTGGGTTTCAGTGGACGCAACACAACATCTTGAACTTCCGGGCCCTGATATCTGAACTGGCGCTCAAATCCGGCGGCGAATACGCCGtacacttcctcctccacgtgCGCAACAATAACGAGGCCATCTGGGCCGACCCCATGACGGCCCAGCGCATCCTGGACGAGAACATTCCCCAAGAGTTCCACGGTCTCTGCACGCTATGGTCAGAAGCCCAAATGCGCCTCTACTACCCAGGAAAGTTTGGGGGCAGCTTCCAGAACCCCAGCGGTGGTGATATTCATGGTGTTTACCGCAGCGCCCATTTCCCTCTGCAGCACTTCGCCATGCAGCACCCCGAGTATGAATACTTTTGGAACTGGGAACTCGACATGCGCTGGTTAGGGAATTACTATGAGCTCTTTGATCGCCTCAGTGCCTGGGCCAAGGAACAGCCCCGCAACGAACTGTGGGAGCGCTCTGCCAAATACTACATCCCTTCCTACCACGGCTCTTGGGAGAACTTTACCTCCTTGGTGCATAATGAGACCTTGAACAGCGGACGCGAGGCCACCTACGGCCCAGTTCAGTTCCCCGgccgccaacccctccgaTCAGAACTCCGAGGCGAGAGCTTCATGCCCTCCAATTGCGATCCAAACGACAAATCCGACACCGAGTGCGGCAGAGGCGAAGAAGCCGATCTCATCACTCTGAACCCGCTATTCGACACGGAGCACTCGGGCTGGGTCTTTTCAACGGATGTCACAGGATATAAGCGCTCCTTGCCTCTGCCTCCGAGAAGATGTAGCATCATCACCGCTAGCCGGCTCTCCCGTAGATTGCTGAACACCATGCACGAGGAGACCTGGAGACTGAAGCACACCATGTTTGCCGAGATGTACCCCGCCACTATGGCACTTCACCACGGGTTGAAGGCCGTCTATGCCCCTCACCCTGTTTACTTGGACCGAGAGTGGGAGATTGAAGCGATTGACAAGGCTTTCAACGGCGGGAGGGATCACACTGCTGGCGGGCACGGTTCTCCGTTTGACTTGAACAACGAGCATAATCACAAGGGGAGCAGCTGGTACTACAATAGTGAGTTTGCCGGCTtgctttggaggaggtggttggggtaTGCGCAGTTTGATGGCCGTGGAAGGAATGGTGGACGGTCAGGGGAAGGGCAATTGAGGGGTGggaaagaggaagaggagagggcggcTGGGACGGGCAGGTTGTGCTTGAGGAGCATGTTGGTTCATCCTATCAAGTGGGAGCATCCTAGTGAGCTGGATTGAGTTCCCAGAGCAGCATGTTTggagtcttttctttgatAAGGCGGGGAAGGGAATGGCAAAGGGCTGGTTGAACCTTTGCTGTTGGGATATCCGGTAATAAGGGCTGCATAATTGGGTGGACAGGTGGCATAAAAGTAGCATTTTTTGCGGTCGTGTTTGATGATGTATAtgcttctttctttcttttgttaACAAGCTAGCCTTAGTTTTGATAGGCATTGGAGCAATGTTTTCTTCCAATCGTGAAGTTGTCTAAGCAGCAGTGCTAGTGTTACAGTCTGATATCTGGGTCGGGTTGCGGCCGGCCGCCGCCATAAATGGTCCGGGCCGCCTTGTGTCTCGGGAGATATAAAATTGgccttgttgctgttggcaGGCAGGCAAAGGCACAGAAGGGTTGACATGTTTCAGGCCTCACAATGCACGATGCTTTTCAAATTAAATTTAGTGATAGATGAGGGCGGCAAAATGGAAGGCAAACTTTCCAATGAAAAGAAATTTCTTGATGTTGCACAAAACCTGGATCGCCAAGTACTTATACGATATGCAGTGTCCCTATGACAGAGATCAAGAGATATGCACCTCCGGCTGGGTCCCGTCAGCGGCGGCCCCGGAGGTCGGTGGTTCTTTCACCCCTGCAGAATTCAAACCCAAACCCTTTCCGGAGCTCCCCCACGCTTTTCTGGTTCGCTGACGGCAGTGG encodes the following:
- a CDS encoding uncharacterized protein (COG:S; EggNog:ENOG503NZ7S) → MGPPSFLMRSKSDDSFLSILSTKEEKSLLPAPVHRKPKIRVRTLLGHCLYRRVILWTAGILFLLCLALSSPGGRQRRQRLLELVDLSHQDVRSSGDEGEAPTVAKDTEGVVFVVSAGDAPQVQVQGEHMPTWLRFRHLDGFFNGLKALVPANEHIPEYPRKPGEASPFPLTLSYTGLPTPTPYVSQPDYESPEYISQYHAVEKCYLDKERRIPVPDLYAYNGVVQGQPEPAMGSRNLLGLRDDVCFDRFGRYGPYGLGYSFDEGGAFVGTDTEQEGSSTVWEKTGKINYENMDWGDAQTRCYESNKKRFADPAVPTKTAAVTGQLHQRSFLRNERQKIPRTAVVIRAYVGFQWTQHNILNFRALISELALKSGGEYAVHFLLHVRNNNEAIWADPMTAQRILDENIPQEFHGLCTLWSEAQMRLYYPGKFGGSFQNPSGGDIHGVYRSAHFPLQHFAMQHPEYEYFWNWELDMRWLGNYYELFDRLSAWAKEQPRNELWERSAKYYIPSYHGSWENFTSLVHNETLNSGREATYGPVQFPGRQPLRSELRGESFMPSNCDPNDKSDTECGRGEEADLITLNPLFDTEHSGWVFSTDVTGYKRSLPLPPRRCSIITASRLSRRLLNTMHEETWRLKHTMFAEMYPATMALHHGLKAVYAPHPVYLDREWEIEAIDKAFNGGRDHTAGGHGSPFDLNNEHNHKGSSWYYNSEFAGLLWRRWLGYAQFDGRGRNGGRSGEGQLRGGKEEEERAAGTGRLCLRSMLVHPIKWEHPSELD